Proteins from a genomic interval of Polaribacter sp. Q13:
- a CDS encoding glycosyltransferase has product MHILIVSKGSIPVTLYGGTERVIWSLGKELNNLGHKITFLVKKGSHCNFGNVIHINDEVDILSQIPNNIDVVHFNFPPKNIETLKKPYVITKHGNANDTPELDANTIFVSQNHAKRFNSTSFVYNGLDWSEYSKPTLKAPKDYFHFLGKAAWRVKNVTGAINTIKKTKNEKIKILGGVRFNVNMGIRFTFSPRASFYGMIGGQQKFDILNESKGLVFPVKWHEPFGLAITESLYYGCPVFGTPYGSLPEIVTKEVGFLSNNASDLASSIENYSNFSRKKCHEYAQDVFNAKVMALAYLEKYELVLNNKKLNLTPPHKNAVIEPKFLDWQE; this is encoded by the coding sequence ATGCATATTTTAATAGTAAGCAAAGGCAGTATTCCTGTAACTTTATACGGAGGAACAGAAAGAGTAATTTGGAGTTTGGGAAAAGAACTCAACAATTTAGGCCATAAAATTACTTTTTTAGTAAAAAAAGGATCGCATTGTAATTTCGGTAATGTTATTCACATAAATGATGAAGTTGATATTCTTAGTCAAATTCCAAATAATATTGATGTTGTTCACTTTAATTTTCCTCCAAAAAATATTGAAACATTAAAAAAACCCTATGTAATTACAAAACATGGAAATGCAAATGATACACCAGAATTAGATGCTAACACCATTTTTGTATCACAAAACCATGCCAAAAGATTCAATTCTACTTCTTTTGTTTACAACGGATTAGACTGGAGCGAATACAGCAAACCAACTTTAAAAGCACCTAAAGACTATTTTCATTTTTTAGGTAAAGCTGCTTGGAGAGTAAAAAATGTTACAGGAGCAATTAATACTATAAAAAAGACGAAGAACGAAAAAATTAAAATTTTAGGAGGCGTTCGTTTTAATGTTAACATGGGAATTCGTTTTACCTTTTCGCCACGAGCATCCTTTTACGGAATGATTGGCGGACAACAAAAATTCGATATTTTAAACGAATCTAAAGGACTAGTTTTTCCTGTAAAATGGCACGAACCTTTTGGATTAGCAATTACAGAAAGCTTGTATTATGGTTGTCCGGTTTTTGGAACACCTTATGGTTCTCTCCCAGAAATTGTAACCAAAGAAGTTGGTTTTTTATCTAATAATGCTTCTGACTTAGCAAGTTCTATTGAAAATTACTCAAATTTTTCAAGAAAAAAATGTCATGAATACGCACAAGACGTATTCAATGCAAAAGTGATGGCTTTAGCCTATTTAGAAAAATATGAATTGGTTTTAAATAACAAGAAATTAAATTTGACACCGCCTCATAAAAATGCTGTTATCGAACCTAAATTTTTGGATTGGCAAGAATAA
- a CDS encoding ABC transporter ATP-binding protein — protein sequence MNHFKDILKFAKPYKKFALLNVFFNILYAVFNVLSVLGFIPVLGILFGKEEKVHQKPVYDGISSIYDYVQGSINFSVTNMLDNGGIDKALLFICVLSFSLFFFKNLFRYLASYVLAFLRNGVVKDIRDKLYNKILELPIAYFSEKKKGDTIARLTADVKEVETTFLTSLETIVREPLTIVFTLISMFAISVKLTLFVFILLPVSGFIISSISKKLKANSLLAQQETGNFLSFIEETLTGLRVIKAFNAEKRIESRFTDSTDKYSKLMTKVIHRKSMASPMSEFLGVTTIIAILWYGGKLVLGENSDMKPQEFFGYIGLFYLVLNPVKAIATTYSDIQKGDASAERIMEVLNTENSIKDKPNAIVKQNFENEIAFKNISFKYKKEYVLKDFSLTVKKGQTVALVGQSGSGKSTLANLITRFYDVNKGEVTIDGENIKDITKKSLRGLMGIVTQDSILFNDTIANNIKLGTESASEEAVLEASEIANANEFIQNLPAKFETNIGDSGNTLSGGQKQRLSIARAVLKNPPIMILDEATSALDTESEQLVQVALEKMMQNRTSLVIAHRLSTIQKADKIVVLKKGKIVEQGKHEELLAKKGEYFKLVSMQSLS from the coding sequence ATGAATCATTTTAAAGACATTTTAAAGTTTGCAAAACCTTACAAAAAATTTGCATTGTTAAATGTGTTTTTTAATATTTTATATGCCGTTTTTAATGTACTATCTGTACTCGGTTTTATTCCTGTTTTAGGTATATTATTTGGTAAAGAAGAAAAAGTACATCAAAAACCAGTGTATGACGGCATAAGCAGTATTTACGATTATGTACAAGGCTCTATTAATTTCTCTGTTACTAACATGTTAGATAACGGAGGAATTGATAAGGCATTATTATTTATTTGCGTACTTTCTTTTAGTTTATTCTTCTTTAAAAATCTTTTTAGATACCTAGCTTCTTATGTTTTAGCTTTTCTTAGAAATGGAGTTGTTAAGGATATTAGAGATAAATTATACAATAAAATATTAGAATTACCCATCGCCTATTTTTCCGAAAAGAAAAAAGGAGATACCATTGCTAGGTTAACCGCTGATGTAAAAGAAGTAGAAACTACATTTTTAACTTCTTTAGAAACCATTGTTAGAGAACCTTTAACAATAGTTTTTACACTTATTTCTATGTTTGCCATAAGTGTAAAATTAACTTTATTTGTTTTTATATTATTACCAGTTTCTGGGTTTATTATTTCATCTATCAGTAAAAAATTAAAAGCAAATTCTTTATTAGCACAGCAAGAAACCGGTAACTTTTTATCTTTTATAGAAGAAACCCTAACTGGTTTACGCGTTATAAAAGCTTTTAATGCAGAAAAGAGAATAGAATCTAGATTTACAGATTCTACAGATAAATACAGTAAACTAATGACCAAAGTTATCCATAGAAAATCTATGGCATCGCCTATGAGTGAGTTTTTAGGTGTTACCACTATCATTGCCATTCTTTGGTATGGAGGTAAATTAGTTTTAGGTGAAAATAGCGATATGAAACCACAAGAGTTTTTTGGATATATTGGTTTATTTTACCTCGTATTAAACCCTGTAAAAGCTATTGCAACAACTTATTCAGATATTCAAAAAGGAGATGCATCCGCAGAAAGAATAATGGAAGTTTTAAATACCGAAAACAGTATTAAAGACAAACCAAATGCTATTGTTAAACAAAATTTTGAAAATGAAATTGCGTTTAAAAATATTTCTTTTAAATACAAAAAAGAATATGTTCTAAAAGATTTTTCTTTAACCGTTAAAAAAGGACAAACTGTTGCCTTGGTTGGTCAATCTGGAAGTGGAAAATCTACATTAGCAAACCTTATTACTCGCTTTTATGATGTAAACAAAGGTGAAGTTACCATTGATGGAGAAAACATTAAGGACATTACTAAAAAGTCTTTACGTGGCTTAATGGGAATTGTAACTCAAGATTCTATTTTATTTAATGACACCATTGCTAACAATATAAAATTAGGAACCGAAAGCGCCTCTGAAGAAGCTGTTTTAGAAGCTTCTGAAATTGCGAATGCTAATGAGTTCATTCAAAATTTACCGGCAAAATTTGAAACTAATATTGGTGATAGTGGAAACACTCTTTCTGGCGGACAAAAACAACGTTTGTCTATTGCCAGAGCGGTTCTAAAGAATCCACCAATTATGATATTGGATGAAGCAACTTCTGCTCTCGATACCGAATCTGAACAATTGGTACAAGTTGCCTTAGAAAAGATGATGCAAAACAGAACTTCTTTAGTGATTGCACACAGATTATCTACCATACAGAAAGCAGATAAAATTGTAGTACTAAAAAAAGGAAAAATTGTAGAACAAGGAAAACACGAAGAATTATTGGCTAAAAAAGGCGAATATTTTAAACTGGTTTCTATGCAATCTTTAAGCTAA
- a CDS encoding 2,3,4,5-tetrahydropyridine-2,6-dicarboxylate N-succinyltransferase, which yields MKEIRKIIESAWDNRELLKEENTINTIRKVVDLLDKGELRVAEPIDGGWQVNEWVKKAVVLYFPIQKMETLEAGIFEYHDKMPLKTDYAAQGVRVVPGASARKGSYLSPGTILMPSYVNIGAYVDEGTMVDTWATVGSCAQIGKNVHLSGGVGIGGVLEPLQAAPVIIEDGAFIGSRCIVVEGVRVEKEAVLGANVVLTMSTKIIDVTGDVPVETKGVVPARSVVIPGSYTKKFAAGEFNVPCALIIGKRKESTNKKTSLNDALREYDVAV from the coding sequence ATGAAAGAAATTAGAAAAATCATAGAGTCAGCTTGGGATAATCGCGAGTTGTTAAAAGAAGAAAATACAATTAACACTATTAGAAAAGTTGTTGATTTATTAGATAAAGGAGAGTTAAGAGTTGCAGAGCCAATAGATGGTGGATGGCAAGTTAACGAATGGGTAAAAAAAGCGGTAGTTTTATATTTTCCTATTCAGAAAATGGAAACTTTAGAAGCTGGTATTTTCGAATATCACGATAAAATGCCTTTAAAAACAGATTACGCAGCACAAGGAGTTCGTGTAGTTCCTGGAGCATCTGCTCGTAAAGGATCTTATCTTTCACCAGGTACTATTTTAATGCCAAGTTATGTAAATATTGGTGCGTATGTAGATGAAGGTACTATGGTAGATACTTGGGCAACAGTTGGTTCTTGTGCACAAATTGGTAAAAATGTACACCTTTCTGGTGGTGTTGGTATTGGTGGTGTTTTAGAGCCTTTACAAGCTGCACCTGTAATTATAGAAGACGGAGCTTTTATAGGTTCTAGATGTATTGTTGTAGAAGGAGTAAGAGTCGAAAAAGAAGCGGTTTTAGGTGCAAATGTTGTATTAACAATGAGTACTAAAATTATTGATGTTACTGGTGATGTACCTGTGGAAACTAAAGGTGTAGTACCTGCACGTTCTGTAGTAATTCCTGGTAGTTATACTAAGAAATTTGCAGCAGGAGAATTCAATGTGCCATGTGCATTAATTATCGGAAAAAGAAAAGAAAGTACCAATAAAAAGACTTCTTTAAACGATGCGTTACGTGAATATGATGTAGCAGTTTAA
- a CDS encoding CCA tRNA nucleotidyltransferase has protein sequence MQKIFFKEAISSEIFSVISKASKELGVDSFVIGGFVRDFLLKRGNAKDIDVVAVGSGIELAQRVSKLLPNKPKVQVFKTYGTAMLRYKDVEIEFVGARKESYTEDSRNPNVTEGSLQDDQNRRDLTINALALSLNETNFGQLLDPFNGIEDLKNKVIKTPLNPDITYSDDPLRMMRAIRFTTQLNFNIETASVEAITRNGYRLKIITRERIVDELNKILASPKPSIGFLLLEKTGLLKQILPELIALKGVEEVEGQKHKDNFYHTLEVVDNISENTEDVWLRWAALLHDIGKAPTKKFSKKVGWTFHAHEFVGSKMVYRLFKRLKMPLNNKMKFVQKMVMLSSRPIVLATEVTDSAVRRLVFDAGDDINSLMTLCEADITTKNPKKFKRYHQNFELVRAKIKEVEERDNIRNFQPPVTGEEIMKAFNLKPCREIGQIKEAIKEAILEGEIPNEQQASYDFMIEKGKSLGLTLG, from the coding sequence ATGCAAAAAATTTTTTTTAAAGAAGCAATCTCATCAGAAATATTTAGTGTAATCTCTAAAGCCTCAAAAGAATTAGGGGTTGATAGTTTTGTGATTGGTGGGTTTGTACGTGATTTTTTATTGAAAAGAGGCAATGCAAAAGATATTGATGTGGTTGCTGTAGGAAGCGGAATTGAGTTAGCTCAAAGAGTTTCTAAACTATTACCGAATAAACCAAAAGTTCAGGTTTTTAAAACGTACGGTACTGCTATGTTGCGTTATAAGGACGTAGAAATTGAATTTGTTGGTGCAAGAAAAGAGTCTTATACAGAAGATAGTAGAAATCCAAATGTAACAGAAGGTTCTTTACAAGACGATCAAAATAGAAGAGATTTAACCATAAATGCCTTGGCTTTAAGTTTAAATGAAACAAATTTTGGGCAATTATTAGATCCGTTTAACGGAATTGAAGATTTAAAAAATAAGGTAATTAAAACACCTTTAAATCCGGATATAACCTATTCGGATGATCCTTTAAGAATGATGCGTGCCATTCGTTTTACAACGCAATTAAATTTTAATATAGAAACAGCATCTGTAGAAGCAATTACTAGAAATGGGTATCGATTAAAAATTATTACTCGCGAAAGAATTGTTGATGAATTAAATAAAATATTAGCATCTCCAAAACCGTCTATAGGTTTCTTGTTGTTAGAAAAAACAGGTTTGTTAAAACAAATTTTGCCTGAGTTAATTGCTTTAAAAGGAGTAGAGGAAGTAGAGGGGCAAAAACATAAAGATAATTTTTATCATACCTTAGAAGTAGTAGATAATATTTCTGAAAATACGGAAGATGTTTGGTTGCGTTGGGCAGCTTTATTACATGATATAGGAAAGGCACCGACCAAAAAATTTAGTAAAAAAGTAGGTTGGACTTTTCATGCGCATGAGTTTGTAGGTTCTAAAATGGTGTATCGTTTATTTAAGCGTTTAAAAATGCCATTAAATAATAAGATGAAGTTTGTTCAGAAAATGGTCATGTTAAGTTCTAGACCTATTGTGTTGGCTACAGAAGTTACGGATTCTGCCGTAAGACGATTGGTTTTTGATGCTGGCGATGATATTAATTCTTTAATGACCTTGTGTGAAGCAGATATTACCACCAAAAACCCAAAGAAATTTAAGCGTTATCATCAAAATTTTGAGTTGGTAAGAGCTAAAATTAAAGAGGTTGAAGAGCGAGATAATATTCGTAATTTTCAGCCACCAGTTACTGGTGAAGAAATTATGAAAGCATTTAATTTAAAACCATGTAGAGAAATTGGGCAAATAAAAGAAGCAATCAAAGAAGCTATTTTAGAGGGTGAAATACCAAATGAACAACAAGCTTCTTATGATTTTATGATTGAAAAAGGGAAAAGTTTAGGTTTAACTTTGGGGTAG
- a CDS encoding glycosyltransferase family 1 protein, with protein MKIGFDAKRIYHNTSGLGNYGRDLVRILSEFYPHNTYNLYNPKPKKVKRLQPKENIFEILPETKFWRKFSSIWRQGPILYQLEKDGVQIFHGLTGELPGGIQNSKIKSVVTIHDLIFIRYPKLYSFFDRIIHLKKVKFSANNADKIIAISEQTKRDIVQYLKIDAAKIDVIYQGCHATFKEEKSTVFKREVKEKFKLPEKFILNVGALNERKNILSLIKAIENIDVPLIIIGGKTSYFKVLESYIKDNQLEKKVHFLENVSMPELSAIYQLASVFVYPSVFEGFGIPIIEALYSKTPVITSTGSCFSEAGGTDSMYVTPKDVEALSSKIQLVLNDERLANNMIEKGFKFVQKFNDDVIAEKYFSIYKNLLS; from the coding sequence ATGAAAATAGGATTTGATGCAAAAAGAATTTATCACAACACTTCTGGTTTAGGTAATTATGGTAGAGATTTGGTTAGGATTTTATCAGAATTTTATCCGCATAATACTTATAATTTATACAATCCAAAACCGAAAAAAGTAAAACGACTTCAACCAAAAGAAAATATTTTTGAAATTTTACCCGAAACGAAATTCTGGAGAAAATTTTCGTCTATATGGAGACAAGGTCCTATTTTATATCAATTGGAAAAAGATGGTGTTCAAATTTTTCACGGATTAACAGGAGAACTTCCAGGTGGGATACAGAATTCAAAAATAAAAAGTGTTGTTACCATACACGATTTAATTTTTATTAGATATCCTAAGTTATACTCTTTTTTTGATAGAATTATACATCTTAAAAAAGTAAAGTTTTCGGCTAATAATGCTGATAAAATTATCGCGATTAGCGAACAAACTAAAAGAGATATTGTACAGTATTTAAAAATTGATGCAGCTAAAATAGACGTTATTTACCAAGGTTGTCATGCAACTTTTAAAGAAGAAAAATCTACTGTATTTAAAAGAGAGGTTAAAGAGAAGTTTAAGCTACCAGAAAAATTTATATTAAATGTAGGTGCTTTAAACGAGCGAAAAAATATTTTATCTCTTATAAAGGCTATTGAAAATATTGATGTTCCTTTAATAATTATTGGAGGTAAAACGTCTTATTTTAAAGTTTTAGAAAGCTATATAAAGGATAATCAGTTAGAAAAAAAAGTTCATTTTTTAGAAAATGTAAGCATGCCAGAATTATCTGCCATTTATCAGTTGGCATCAGTTTTTGTGTATCCTAGTGTTTTTGAAGGGTTTGGAATTCCGATTATAGAGGCATTATATTCTAAAACACCGGTTATTACAAGTACAGGAAGTTGTTTTTCTGAAGCAGGTGGTACTGATTCTATGTATGTTACTCCTAAGGATGTTGAGGCTTTATCAAGTAAAATACAACTGGTTTTAAACGATGAAAGGTTAGCAAATAACATGATTGAGAAAGGCTTTAAATTTGTGCAGAAATTTAATGATGATGTAATTGCCGAAAAGTATTTTTCTATATACAAAAATCTGCTTTCATAA
- a CDS encoding glycosyltransferase family 2 protein: protein MDISVVIPLLNEDESLQELYDWIAKVMQSNRYLYEIIFIDDGSTDNSWNVIEKLSTKHTEVKGIRFQKNYGKSQALDAGFEMAKGDVVITMDADLQDNPDEIPELYDLIIKEDFDLISGWKKKRYDNVITKNIPSKLFNAAARKTSGLKLNDFNCGLKAYKNEVIKSVKVSGEMHRYIPVLAKNEGYTKIGEKVVQHQARKYGETKFGMDRFVNGFLDLITISFLSKFGKRPMHIFGLWGTLMFLFGITSAFYIGAFKLYKVFNGIKTILITDNPWFYIALTSMILGTLLFLAGFIGELIIKTKSNEKHYTIKEKLNF, encoded by the coding sequence ATGGATATCTCGGTAGTAATACCACTTCTTAACGAAGATGAATCTTTACAAGAATTATACGATTGGATTGCAAAAGTGATGCAATCCAATCGTTATTTATATGAAATTATTTTTATTGATGATGGCAGCACAGATAATTCTTGGAATGTAATTGAAAAACTATCAACCAAACATACAGAAGTAAAAGGAATTCGGTTTCAAAAAAACTATGGAAAATCTCAAGCTTTAGACGCTGGTTTTGAAATGGCAAAAGGTGACGTAGTTATAACCATGGATGCCGATTTACAAGACAATCCAGATGAAATTCCTGAATTGTACGATTTAATTATTAAAGAAGATTTCGATCTTATTTCTGGTTGGAAAAAGAAACGTTATGACAATGTTATCACTAAAAACATACCTTCTAAATTATTTAATGCAGCAGCCAGAAAAACATCTGGTTTAAAACTAAACGATTTTAATTGCGGATTAAAAGCGTACAAAAACGAGGTGATAAAATCTGTAAAAGTAAGTGGCGAAATGCACAGATACATTCCGGTTTTAGCTAAAAATGAAGGGTATACTAAGATTGGAGAAAAAGTAGTACAACACCAAGCAAGAAAATACGGAGAAACAAAATTTGGAATGGACCGTTTTGTAAATGGTTTTTTAGATCTGATTACTATTTCTTTTTTATCTAAATTTGGTAAAAGACCCATGCATATTTTTGGACTTTGGGGAACCTTAATGTTTTTATTCGGAATTACATCTGCCTTTTACATTGGTGCTTTCAAACTTTATAAAGTATTTAATGGCATAAAAACAATTTTAATTACAGATAATCCTTGGTTCTATATTGCATTAACTTCCATGATTTTAGGAACTTTATTATTTTTAGCCGGATTTATTGGGGAACTCATAATAAAAACAAAGAGCAACGAAAAACACTATACAATTAAAGAAAAACTCAATTTCTAA
- a CDS encoding phospho-sugar mutase: MDNILDKAKQWLTSTFDAETQTEIQDLITNNPDALADRFYKNMEFGTGGMRGIMGAGTNRINKYTLGRATQGLSNYLIENVKKEQLSVVIAFDCRHNSKKFAKIVADVLSANNIKVFLFEDLRPTPELSFAVRHLGCDAGIVLTASHNPPEYNGYKVYWADGGQIVPPHDGGIIGNVNALDFSEVNFNANEDLIEVIGKNVDDVFIEASVKNGSLSDKIDRKNLKIVFTSLHGTSIVSVPDALAKAGYTDVHIVEEQRVPNGDFPTVKSPNPEEPEALKMATDLANKIGADIVIGTDPDCDRLGVAIRDLDGNMKLMNGNQTMVVMTEFLLKKWKEEGKIKGNQFVGSTIVSTELVNDVAASYNVETKVGLTGFKWIAKMVRDFPELDFIGGGEESFGYMVGGFVRDKDAVTATLLACEVAAYAKQNGASFYEELLEIYIKNSFYKEHLISITKKGMDGAAEIQQMLSDMRNNPLTEIDGEKVESLCDYDASTKKNLITGEVTAIDMPKSNVLIYQTTSGTRIAARPSGTEPKIKFYFSVNTKLDNAKNAKATEAALDAKIQRIIKEMKLN, translated from the coding sequence ATGGATAATATTTTAGACAAAGCAAAACAATGGTTAACATCAACTTTTGACGCTGAAACTCAAACAGAAATTCAAGATCTAATCACAAATAACCCAGATGCTTTAGCCGACCGATTCTATAAAAACATGGAATTTGGTACTGGTGGAATGCGTGGGATTATGGGTGCAGGAACCAACAGAATTAATAAATACACCTTAGGTAGAGCAACACAAGGCTTGTCTAATTACTTAATAGAAAACGTAAAAAAAGAACAATTAAGCGTAGTAATTGCTTTTGATTGTAGACATAATAGTAAAAAGTTTGCAAAGATTGTAGCAGATGTCTTATCTGCAAATAATATAAAAGTATTTCTTTTTGAAGATTTACGTCCTACTCCAGAATTATCTTTTGCTGTACGTCATTTAGGATGTGATGCAGGTATTGTATTAACGGCATCTCACAACCCACCAGAATATAACGGATATAAAGTGTATTGGGCAGACGGTGGACAAATTGTTCCTCCGCATGACGGTGGAATTATTGGAAACGTAAATGCATTAGACTTCTCTGAAGTTAACTTTAATGCAAATGAAGATTTAATTGAGGTAATTGGTAAAAATGTTGATGATGTATTTATTGAAGCTTCTGTAAAAAACGGATCTTTATCTGACAAAATTGATAGAAAGAACTTAAAAATTGTATTTACCTCTTTACATGGTACTTCTATAGTTTCTGTACCAGATGCATTAGCAAAAGCAGGATATACAGATGTACATATTGTTGAAGAACAAAGAGTACCTAATGGAGATTTCCCAACAGTAAAATCTCCAAACCCAGAAGAACCAGAAGCTTTAAAAATGGCTACCGATTTAGCAAACAAAATTGGCGCTGATATTGTAATTGGTACGGATCCTGATTGTGATCGATTAGGTGTTGCTATTAGAGATTTAGATGGTAACATGAAATTAATGAATGGGAACCAAACAATGGTTGTTATGACAGAATTCTTGTTAAAAAAATGGAAAGAAGAAGGTAAAATTAAAGGAAATCAATTTGTAGGTTCTACTATTGTTTCTACTGAGTTAGTAAATGATGTTGCCGCTAGTTATAACGTAGAAACCAAAGTTGGTTTAACAGGTTTTAAATGGATTGCTAAAATGGTAAGAGATTTCCCTGAACTCGATTTTATTGGTGGTGGAGAAGAAAGTTTTGGATATATGGTTGGTGGTTTTGTAAGAGATAAAGATGCTGTAACAGCAACTCTTTTAGCTTGTGAAGTTGCTGCTTATGCAAAACAAAACGGAGCTTCTTTTTATGAAGAATTATTAGAGATTTATATTAAAAACAGCTTCTACAAAGAGCATTTAATTTCAATTACTAAAAAAGGTATGGATGGTGCTGCAGAAATTCAGCAAATGTTAAGTGATATGCGTAACAACCCTTTAACAGAAATTGATGGAGAAAAAGTAGAATCTCTTTGCGACTATGATGCATCAACAAAAAAGAATTTAATTACTGGTGAGGTAACTGCTATTGACATGCCTAAATCTAATGTGTTAATATATCAAACTACATCAGGAACAAGAATTGCTGCAAGACCAAGTGGAACGGAACCAAAAATAAAGTTCTACTTTAGTGTAAACACCAAATTAGACAACGCTAAAAATGCTAAAGCTACGGAAGCCGCATTAGATGCTAAAATTCAAAGAATAATTAAAGAAATGAAATTGAATTAA
- a CDS encoding glycosyl transferase family 90, producing MGVLTFFKRNKTFYYIKNGFLDALPRSFFNKKLKHWIDYQNKYPKKLIEERVTYYINNKLPQKKIDGIQLKNFQKKGHKSMYYYDLMKYGRYFNQNLVVKLLFGDVDTNVASPTFVKSRPINHNGNSVLLPLNKLRHFNFIDDTTPFSDKKDEIVWRGITHKENRKLLVEKFKNRKGFNILPIFLKDKNKTNFISIKEQLKYKFILSIEGNDVATNLKWIMSSNSLCFMPKPKFETWYMEGKLRPNHHYVLIKDDYSDMEEKMNFYSKNIEEAEKIIQNAKNWTLQFKDTKLEKVLSLLVMNSFFEQTQQLK from the coding sequence ATGGGCGTCCTTACTTTTTTTAAAAGAAATAAAACCTTTTATTATATTAAAAATGGTTTCTTAGATGCTTTACCTAGAAGTTTTTTCAACAAAAAGTTAAAACATTGGATAGATTATCAGAATAAATATCCTAAAAAGTTAATTGAAGAAAGAGTTACTTATTACATCAATAACAAACTACCTCAAAAGAAAATTGATGGAATTCAATTAAAAAATTTCCAAAAAAAAGGTCATAAAAGTATGTACTATTATGACTTAATGAAATATGGTCGATATTTTAATCAAAATTTAGTTGTAAAACTCTTATTTGGAGATGTAGACACCAACGTAGCAAGTCCTACTTTTGTAAAAAGCAGACCTATTAATCACAATGGAAATTCCGTTCTTTTACCTTTAAATAAATTAAGACATTTTAATTTTATTGATGATACCACACCTTTTTCTGATAAAAAAGACGAAATTGTTTGGAGAGGAATTACGCACAAGGAAAATAGAAAACTGCTAGTAGAGAAATTTAAAAACAGAAAAGGTTTTAATATTTTACCTATTTTTCTAAAAGATAAAAACAAGACGAATTTTATCAGCATAAAAGAACAATTAAAATATAAATTTATCTTGTCTATTGAAGGCAATGATGTAGCCACGAATTTAAAATGGATTATGTCTTCTAATTCTCTGTGTTTTATGCCTAAACCAAAATTTGAAACTTGGTATATGGAAGGAAAACTAAGACCCAACCATCATTATGTTTTAATAAAAGATGATTATTCTGATATGGAAGAAAAAATGAATTTTTATTCTAAAAACATAGAAGAAGCTGAAAAAATAATACAAAATGCAAAAAATTGGACACTGCAATTTAAAGATACTAAATTAGAAAAAGTACTCTCTTTATTAGTGATGAATTCTTTTTTTGAACAAACCCAACAACTTAAATAA
- a CDS encoding glycosyltransferase family 2 protein, producing the protein MTKITAIIPTLNEEIHIGDAIKSVSFADEIIVIDSYSTDKTLEIAEMLNVKIIKRKFDDFSSQKNFAIDQATHAWIYILDADERVTPALEKEILDVVKNPKDFVGYNIRRITYFAGKNIKYGGVQNDRVIRLFLKDFCKYDGALVHEKINFKGKIGVLKENIEHYTFRDYNHYINKLNRYSTLKSEELFSKGKSTVSLFHFIIKPSARFIKHYFIKLGFLDGYAGLIFAKTQSYGVLSRYIKLWLLTKKS; encoded by the coding sequence ATGACAAAAATTACTGCAATTATTCCAACATTAAATGAAGAAATTCATATTGGTGATGCTATTAAATCAGTAAGTTTTGCAGATGAAATTATTGTTATAGATTCTTATAGTACAGATAAAACTTTAGAAATAGCAGAGATGTTAAATGTAAAAATCATCAAACGAAAGTTTGATGATTTTTCTTCTCAAAAAAACTTTGCTATTGACCAAGCAACCCATGCTTGGATTTATATTTTAGATGCAGATGAAAGAGTAACACCTGCTTTAGAAAAAGAAATTTTAGATGTGGTTAAAAACCCTAAAGATTTTGTGGGATATAATATTAGAAGAATAACCTATTTTGCAGGTAAAAATATAAAATATGGTGGTGTTCAAAATGATAGAGTTATACGACTTTTCTTAAAAGATTTTTGTAAATATGATGGAGCTCTTGTGCATGAAAAAATTAATTTTAAAGGAAAAATAGGGGTTTTAAAAGAAAATATAGAACATTATACGTTTAGAGATTATAATCACTATATCAATAAACTAAATAGGTATTCTACCTTAAAGTCAGAAGAATTATTTAGCAAAGGAAAATCGACTGTGAGTCTTTTTCATTTTATTATAAAACCATCCGCTAGGTTTATAAAACATTACTTTATTAAATTGGGTTTTCTTGATGGTTATGCGGGATTAATTTTTGCAAAAACACAATCTTATGGTGTTTTATCTAGATATATTAAACTTTGGTTACTAACTAAAAAAAGTTAA